In a single window of the Gadus chalcogrammus isolate NIFS_2021 chromosome 20, NIFS_Gcha_1.0, whole genome shotgun sequence genome:
- the dnajc3a gene encoding dnaJ homolog subfamily C member 3a, with translation MVSMSSMQHILTYIPYALVLIDLRYEGVNCDTDGSVESHLAMGKKLLAAGQLADALSHFHAAVDGDPQNYMSFYRRATVYLAMGKSKSALPDLSRVIELKPDFTSARLQRGNLLLKQGNLDEAESDFKRVLHSHPTAQEQTEAHGQLIRADEIQRLLAQAQAAFSAKDYPGAAAMLDSIIETCVWDVGSREMRAECFIQMGENGKAISDLKATSKLRSDNTKAFLQLSIIYYHLGDHEMSLTEVRECLKLDPDHKQCYAHYKKVKKLNKQIMSAESLIQDERYEEAVSKYEAVMETEPNVPQFSQNAKERICHALAQAQLPGRAIPVCSEVLEAEPENTGALKDRAEAYIQDEQYEEAIGDYEEAGKHSENDRQVKEGLERAKKLLKQSKKRDYYKILGVKRTAQKKEIIKAYRKMAQQWHPDNFMDAADKKKAEKRFIDIAQAKEVLTDPEMRAKFDQGEDPMDPETQQGAHQNQHFHQGFQGFNPFSSGGGGGGGGGPFSFKFGFN, from the exons ATGGTCTCCATGAGCTCTATGCAGCACATTCTGACCTACATCCCCTACGCTCTGGTGCTGATCGACCTCCGCTATGAAG GAGTGAACTGTGACACGGATGGGAGTGTGGAGAGTCACCTGGCGATGGGGAAGAAGCTCCTGGCGGCGGGACAGCTGGCTGATGCTCTCTCACACTTCCACGCTGCTGTTG ATGGAGATCCACAGAACTACATGTCGTTCTACAGGAGAGCCACGGTGTACCTGGCCATGGGCAAGTCCAAGTCCGCCCTGCCTGATCTCAGCCGGGTCATCGAGCTGAAGCCCGACTTTACATCG GCCAGGCTGCAGAGAGGGAACCTGCTGCTGAAACAGGGGAACCTGGACGAGGCCGAGAGCGACTTTAAGAGAGTG CTCCACTCCCACCCGACGGCCCAGGAGCAGACGGAGGCCCACGGACAGCTGATCAGAGCGGACGAGATCCAGCGGCTCctggcccaggcccaggccgcCTTCAGCGCCAAGGACTACCCGGGCGCCGCCGCCATGCTGGACTCCATCATCgag acctgcgTGTGGGACGTGGGCTCCAGGGAGATGCGGGCAGAGTGCTTCATCCAGATGGGGGAGAACGGGAAGGCCATCAGCGACCTCAAGGCCACCTCTAAGCTGAGGAGTGACAACACCAAGGCCTTCCTGCAGCTCAGCATCATCTACTACCACCTGGGGGACCACGAGATGTCCCTCAC GGAGGTGAGGGAGTGCCTGAAGCTGGACCCCGACCACAAGCAGTGCTACGCCCACTACAAGAAGGTCAAGAAGCTCAACAAGCAGATCATGTCTGCAGAGTCGCTCATCCAGGACGAGAG GTACGAAGAGGCGGTGAGTAAGTACGAGGCGGTGATGGAGACGGAGCCCAACGTACCGCAGTTCTCCCAAAACGCCAAGGAGCGCATCTGCCATGCCCTGGCACAG GCGCAGCTTCCCGGCCGAGCCATCCCCGTGTGCAGCGAGGTGCTGGAGGCGGAGCCGGAGAACACGGGCGCGCTGAAGGACCGCGCCGAGGCCTACATCCAGGACGAGCAGTACGAAGAAG CCATCGGGGACTACGAGGAGGCCGGGAAGCACAGCGAGAACGACCGGCAGGTGAAGGAGGGGCTGGAGCGCGCCAAGAAGCTGCTCAAGCAGTCCAAGAAGAGGGACTACTACAAGATCCTGGGAGTCAAGAg GACGGCCCAGAAGAAGGAGATCATCAAGGCCTACAGGAAGATGGCGCAGCAGTGGCACCCCGACAACTTCATGGACGCCGCGGACAAGAAGAAGGCCGAGAAGAGGTTCATCGACATCGCCCAGGCTAAGGAGGTGCTCACAGACCCCG AGATGAGAGCGAAGTTCGACCAGGGGGAGGACCCCATGGACCCGGAGACCCAGCAGGGCGCCCACCAGAACCAGCACTTCCACCAGGGCTTCCAGGGCTTCAACCCCTTCAGctccgggggcggcgggggcgggggcgggggccccTTCAGCTTCAAGTTCGGCTTCAACTGA